The window AATGTTTGGTAGTTCCATTTTTTTTGCGTACTCTGATAGTATGTTTAAATGGCAATTGCTTTGAAATTCTAATGACAAGAAGTTGCTTTAAAGTTCTGAAGGCTCATTTATCCTCCTTTTACATAGAAAAATAGACGTGCAGATTACAACAGCCGCCCCCGCCCTCCTGGCCTGACTGATGGCTTATTTTACTGTAACAGGAAAACCAGTGAGTCACTCTAATCTGCAGCAAACAAGAGCTCTTTCACAAGAAAACTGGACATTCTACAAAATTTTATTGGTTTATTAACAactgtacatttattttcagtgcCAACAGCGTTTGCTACATACTTTGGTGTGATTCAGAGTGACTGGCACGCCTCACCCCTTTATTTTCTGGTGGGACATGCCGACGGGATCAGCAGCACAGTGTACAAACCCAAATCATTCAACATTAGAGCTGTGTAATTTCAGATTTAatgttttctctccatcctcaggGACAATTATGTCTCTCTGCTTCTCCTGTTCATGACTGACCAAACATTCCAGGAATATTGATAAGATAGAAAAAGGGTTCCATTCCCTTGGATTAGGCCGGCTGTACTCAGGAAATTGTTTTCCGTATTACGTCAAGTTTGCCAAAAGCACATTGTTCGTGCCTGTCTGCTGCCAACTGAGGTACAAGGGTTGGGTTAAACATTTCCTCATAAGCTAACAAGGCAAAACAAACAGGACAGACGAGGAtgtacaggttttttttataaaagtcTATTTATATACGAAGTAAATTTACATCCATCTCTCTTAATTGTAGAGTCTGACTCGGTCCCAGAGTGGTCCAAACCAGCCGCCGTTCTCCTGGTCAGGTAAGAGCACTGTGACAAAAGGCCACTTAAGTCTTCGGGATGTCCTGATTACACCATTTCTGCTCTTCCGTTGGACctttgaggggggaaaaaagcctggAGAATGTGCTTCAAGTGAAAACCTTTCTAAACTATGTTCCTCCACTCAAAGTTCagtggaccaaaaaaacaaatcacaagTACACCCAGGACATGAAaatatattgatttttttcatatatatataaaatgtctTATTTAAGCCAATATGTACACTTTTCACAAGACACCTGGGTAGTGAGGGTCTCAGAAACGAAGCACCGCTTCAACTGTTGCACCCAAATAGTTTAGGAAAGGATTAGGAACGCACACAAAAATGTAACCCAAAAATAGACCTGCCGCagcaaaaaggatgaaaaaaacaTTCCAGCACAAACATCCTCAGACGAGTATCCACGTCAGTAACGTAGTCCACCAGTGAACAGCCTCACAGTTAATCTCCTCAGGTAAGAAGTGCTCTTCTCCTCTCTAGTAGATGACCTCATAGACGGTGGCCTTCTTGTCGCCAGATCCCGTCACGATGTATTTGTCATCGGCCGAGATGTCGCAGCTCAGGACCGAGGACGACTCCTTTGACTGCAGGGGGTAAAAACAACATGAATCACTACATTTATCACCATTAGTTTGGAATAAAAGCTTCAACTGAAGGTCTGTTTGTATCGTTCCGTACCTGGAATATGCTGGCCCCATATGGAGTCCTCCATGCATTCAGCAGGTTGTCTTTGCCCGTGCTCACAAACCATTTACCTGCCAACACAGTGGATGCAGGTAAACCAGactgtttttaattattgttacaTAACCTCCTGATGACACATTCTCTTTAATTTAAAGTGTTATCAGCGGCTGAAAATCAGCTGTATATAATGGCAGCTAATTCCCGATCAATAGCCTACAAACCTTGAGAAAAGGGGCCATTAATGACCATAAAATTGCCATAATGAAGGATACTCAAAGCCATTTCCACCCTTACAATTATTTAAATCAGCCTGATTAATTACCCAACTGACTAGCTGGCTAATGATTTCATTAGTGAGGCTGAAGGCTGAGCATCATTTAAATGAACCAGTTGTGTGGTGGCAGccgctgaagctgctggaggggaTCCTGCATGGGGAAATTAATTCTGACAGATCTGGctgaagagacaaaaacaaatccTTCCCTATCGGAGTAAAAGTTAAAGCCAGCTGATCGACACAGTACTGCGAAAAACCGAACGTTTGAGATGCAGCCGGGGGTGTCGGCATCGCCAAGGACAGGAGACTATCGGTGAATAATGTCTGCTGTGCGTCGCAGTGGTTGAGGACTCACCACAGTAGGCAAACTTGAGTGAGAGGACGCAGCTTTCGTGTAGGTGAAGCTGATATTTGTCAGGTTTGGTGTGGTGGAGGACCTCCACGTTGCTGCTCTCCATGCCCACAGCCAGCCACTCTCCAGTGGGACAGTAGCCCAGTGAAAAGATCTGCAGTGGTCAGCACGTGTTAGCGGCATTTGAAGACTCTACGACGAGTCAAACGTGCAAAGATCCACCGTACCTGTGAGGTAAAGTCATGTTGCTGAAGCTGTCGGCCTTCCCTTAAATCCCAGGAGCGGACGGTGTTGTCCAGGCCTCCGGTCCACAGCTTGGTCCCATCATGGGATATGTCGATGCAGCTGGCTCCATCCGTGTGGCCCTGGAACTGCCTGAAGGACCCAAGTCAACAACGATCAGGAAAAGTGGACGAGGCTGCTTCATCTTTAATAAGAGAGGGGGGGAAACCCTGTTCTGACCTAACGAGGGTCTGGTTATGGAGGTCCCACACGGCGATGTTTCCgtctgagcagcaggagaagcacaCCTTGGCGTCGGGGCTAATGGCAAGCGCGTAGCAGGCAGGGGCGGAGGAAGTGAGCTCCGCCTTTATGCGTGGCGTCTGCGAGGCCAGGTCCCAAATGGTCAGCGTGCTGGCCTCACCTCCCACGATGAGGGTGCGGCCGTCGGGCAGCAGCTTGCAGGAACGGATGTAGTTGTCCCtgttctggaggaggaaaaacagtctGTAGGAGATCAGCAGCACacagttttcctgctgcttcacattCCAGTGAAGATGTGAGTGTCAGTGTTAACTGATCCAGGCTGCAgccaagcagacagacagatgtgcacGATTAAAACGGCTCTGATGGCTTCATGAGACCTGACTGCACTCTGGATGCACCTTAAGGGTGTCGGAGGCCATCCGGgttgatgaagcagcagccTCAAAAAGAGAAATGGGAGACAGTTGGGGGAAGTAATGAGCTGAATAATGGCAGACAGGGTTGGCCAATCAGAACATCATCACTCAACACCCCCCCGGCCCAAGTGGGACACTTGGGTCAATTATTCACGTCTGTCTGTGAGGGGCTCGGGGATGTGGAGTTAAGCTACATTTGATGTTTAGGAAAATCATACTGAAGGTTTGCACAAGCCTCTCTGTTGCTCTGATCACACAGCTGGACCAAACATCTGCAAACATACCAGGCAGTCCAGCTGGGACACCGGACTCTTGCTTCCTGGTTGGCTGATGTCCCAGATCTTCACGCAACCCTTGCCACCAGTGTAGACGTGACGCGTTGGGTTGCTGATGGTGACAGCGCACACCACTTCCCCGTGGCTCAGCGTATTTATCTGGCGAGCGTGGCGCGGGATGCCCGGGCCTATCAGTGCATCCGGAGGGAAGGGCACCGGCTGCATCTGTCCATCGGCGCTCACGTGAAAAGAATAGGCTCTGCAAAGGACACGAGGACGTAGACGCCATCAGGCTAAATCCAGTGGTTTCAGGTAAGATATGGATTAGTCCAAGACTCACGGTTTTCCTCCAGGAATGGACGTGAGGCTGGCTGGCAGACCCGGAGCTCTCATGTGAGGATGGGGGTCAAACCccgcctgcagcagcaacaacacagatTCAAGAAACATCCTTGTAAAGATAAATTACACTATGTTAATATTCAAATTGAAAAATATGCCTCATTTATCAGCTAAAGCCCCGGGGAACTCTTGTACGATCACTCCCCGGCAAATCCCTGGAAAGGTACGAATCCAGCGAACACAGAGAAGCTTTACACAAGGCTAAAACATCCCacttgctaatgctaatgaaagCCTGGGAGATTTTCAAACACGGGACACATTTTGGGGGGCGAGCgtattttaaaatcctttagAATGCAAACTAAGTCAGATCAAAGTACAGCAGCCGCGGTGCCTTTGTACTTTTCATTATGTACACAAGTTGCAGCCAGCTGAGCAGAGATGCTGATAATGAGTTCTAGAAATACGGCACAAATTTAAAGACTCGACAGCCTCGGAGATAACTTACAATTGGGGATCGTCCATATGCAGCAGCGGCTGCGGCGCTCATCTGTGGCGAGATGAGGCCGGGATAAACGCCCGGGCTGGTCAGTGAGCCGTTCATCTCATGATGACCCATCATAGCAAACGGGCTAGCGTAGGAGCCAGCGATGGACAGAGGAGTACGCAGAGCAGGAGCCGCTGCAGGAGAGACTTTGAGTTTACCAATCAAACGTTTCCCTTCACTCTGAAGTCATAGGGTTCATACTGTAACAGTGAGGTGTACTTACTCAGTGCCTCCATACCAGGAGGTTTGCCCATCGTAAGAGGCCGCAGACCAGGAGTGGTGCTGGTTCCCGGGGTTGGAGCCTCATTCCTTGGTGTAGGCGTGTTGGACTTTAGGCTCGGTGTGGACGACTTGTCATTCTAAAATAGAGATGtgctttcacttgttttgtaTGACGTCAGTGACAGAATACACATAACCGCAGCACAAATCATTGTTTGTGCTCggcttaaaaataaatgaataaatccggTGACTCAGAGTCCAACTAGCAGGAAAATCCAGACTGATAATCCAAGTGAACGACTCAAGGTTATCCATTCTAACACCGACACTTCATTACagccagcctgtgtgtgtgtgtgtgtgtgcgcgcgcgtgtgtgtgtggtggggatAGAGGAATAAACCTTCACTGAGGAGTCAAGCCTGTTAAAAGTGGCTCGACAAGCAAGATGGTCACTCAAACACTTCTCTCATAATGAATCCATCTCTCCTTCAGTTCAGGGACTGGGGGTTTAGTCTGGTGACACACACTAATGAGGGCCAGAGAAGCTGGGTGTCATGGGAGGTGGGGTGTAGTGGAGTGGGCTATAAATCTGTCCTAATCCTCAGTGAAATGGTTTATGTAAAACAGATGCATGAGGATAGTTTTAGCCTGGTTAGAGCTGCAGAACTGAGAGAAAactgaggatggatggagggaaacAGACCGCAGCTTCCTTGCTGCTCTGGGTTGTTTACGCCCCTGACCTGAGAAGAAATTGCCTTTTATTGGTTCAGGCATAAAGAAGATTGAGAGGAGTGAACCTAAAGGTTTGATTTCCTGTGAGTGCACTTCCCCCTCTGCCCCTACAAGCCCTTTACAGTAGCTAACTGCTAAGTCGGCTGAATGTTAGACCTTCACACCGATGCCTGGTGTGACAAATGCTCTCCAGTCTGTCAGCTCCCTCTAACCTCCTTATTTTATCTTCAGCTtagtctctctgtgtgtctgtcacaCTCACGTGGGCGTGGTCCTTCGCCTTGGAGGACGGCGTGCTGCCCGAGGAAGCCACGGAGGCGGGGCTGTTGGGAGCCACATCTTTCTTCAGGACCCGTGATTTATCCAGTCCGTTTTCTGGAGGGGAGTGAGCGGGGCTGACTCGAGGGGTCGCTGGATCCTACAGGGTTAAACCAGACAGATGGAGTCAGAGAGCGTTGCTGAGCAAACAGACTGGAGGAAAGCCACTGGCATGTTCATGTAGGTCAAACAAAACAGGGGCCTCAAGTGCAAACACAGATAAATATACCCCTGCGTGCTGGtactctccttcacacacacacgtacagacacacacttttcatTCACCTGTCACTCCCcttattctttgttttctttgtcttgcTTTACGCATGAAGGGTGAAAGAATTACAGCAAGAGAGCACACTCACAACACAACCAACATCACAGACGACCTGCTGGCAAAGCCATGAAAGGAGCCCAGGCGTCAACACACAATTAACAAAAGAGGGCCGTGTTTAGGTTTGCCGCAGGGTTCACGTTAGGGAATGTGGTTGAGCAGCTCGCGCGGGTGCAGTCGTACCTCGTTGGAAACATCCACCACCAGGTCGTCGCTTTTGTCTCCGTCACTGTCCTGAAACGAAGAAGCGCAGGGGTCGGCttatgggggggtggggttggaaACAAACTGGAGTCACTGGCAAATAAAAAGCACTCACATATCTGCTCATGCTGTCTTTGTCGTCCACTTTGCGTTTCTTGGGGTCGTGGTTGTAATCTGACGAGCCGCGGTGCTTCTCGCTGGCTGCCCGCAGGCTGTCGGACGGCGACACCGAGTTATTCTGCCAAACAAATGCAAGAAACCTCATTAGTCTCCAGTTACCTGCAATCTTTCTCAAATAGCTGTGCACGTTACTGAGCTGCACTGTAAAACTCCAGCTTCAGCAAGAATCAATCGAGCACAGCTTGTAATTTAAATGTCATCCAGCACCATCTAAATTCAAGATGGCGTGATATGGCGAAACTAATCATGTGACTGCGGGCTTTGTGTTTATGCCAGACATCAGTGAAGAGTCCCAGCCTGTCAGTTTTTGTCTCAGTGTTTTGGGACACAGGTCTGGCGGTTGCTATGGTGGGTAGTGGGAGAGCCAGCGTGTAGAGGGAAAAGTCTGGAAAGGTGTAAAAGCCATAACTAGCTTTCAGCAGAATTCACATCTAAAACCTCACCTGGAAACAATCTCAAAGCTAACGGAGCGCTTCTCTCGGGAATGCTGGTACACACAATGAAAACTAGAGTGACCAGAACGATGAAAAACATCTCTATTTGGGGACTTAGCGGTttacacacacaattaaacacaCCTAAGTTCACAAACAACTAGGATAATAAAAGTAAAGAAGCCTCAGAGGAAACCTGGACATGAAGACAGGGTGTGTTGCcagcagagaaaagagctgTGGAAGAGACAGAGTGAGAAAATGAGGGGAAAGGGGAGGAAAGATGACAAGAGAGCAAACTGGGAAAGGAACTTGGCAAGCAATGAGAGTGTAGCAGTGTGGCAATGAGTTCTCCCCACCAGTGGGAATGCCCGGGCAGGCTGGCACACTCTCAGAATCTGCAAACGGGGTTTTTGTAGTCGGAGCAGCGCTGGTGTTGTGAGGTAGCGCTGCCAAACAGGCTGACAGGCAATGAGGGAGGAGTGGGTGAGGCGAGCAAACCCTGAAGCCAGCCCACACTGACAGGCAGCTCAGCAAATCCCTGCCTTCATCACAAACAAAGATACTGTGaaccagagggagggaggaagccTGACTTTCTGGCTGCAactgaaaggaagagagagaacagCAACAAAGAGCCTCGTCGAGCCGCTAACTGCGTCTGACAGACGAATCTACTGTCCTGTCTGCATCTGAACCTGCAACCTTCTGAGGTCTGTTTTAGACTCGGTAACAGTGCACTGGCCACAGCCTCACATATCAAATGACCCGAGACAAAAGGACAGACGGCATGTTTGAGAGACGCGGGAGCATCGGGGGAGATCGAGTGAGATGGTTTTTGGTCGCAGCTTGCCACCGTATGAGACGGGGGAAGAGTTCAGACATGAGTGGGCTCATTCATGAGGGAACTCAATCTGACCGAGCAGATCCGACAGAGCGTTGCGACCCAGCTACCAGAGAGCTTCAACGTGAGAAGTAAAGGGAGATGGAAAGAGggtggaacagcagcaggaataACAAAGCAGTCAAAGGAAGATGGTGCATGCAAATGCAACGATTCAGGAATGACAGTCGTCATTAATCAACAGGAAATCTTCTCAACCCGcacaggaagaaaagaacaagtCAAAGTCAATTTTAATTGGCCTGAAATCAAAGATGGTAGCTGAATACTAATCCCTGCTTAGTGACTGGAGTCATTTTTCTCCTGGATTAGACGGCACTGACTGATTTGTCCAGACCGTGTTATTCGAGTTCAGTCAGGACAAAAATGTGTGTTCTCACAcagagcgtgagtgtgtgtggaacaCAGGGCTCCTGTCTGGGGGGGAAACTTTATCACAGTCAGACAGAGGTCAGGGAGCGTCAACGTACCGTACTGGACTCGCGTTCTTTCAGAGGAAGGGTCAGCGGCGAGTGGAAGGATGAGGGGCCAGCaagaacagaaataaagctcAAATTAGTACAAGTGTCAACACACCCATCAGATAACAGTAATGACATCACTCACTTAATAATGATCAAGCAGTCCGGCATAATTAATTAGCCTAACTCTGCAAGACGGAATCTTTTAGCCCCGATTTATTATCTATAACGGAAAGGCTCATTGATTAATTAAGCCTTTAATGAGGACAGTTTTGGCTTTTAGGTTGTGGAagctcagctgctgttgctcctctgGTTCAGCACATTAGGCCATCAGGTCTGGAACCTTTAACCTCCCGATGCAGCGcatttagattttatttgtgtttccaaCCACATTGGTTAACATAATTATCTCAGTTGCTTTGTAATCAATTATACCTAAATTATCTTTCTCTGCACCAGAAAcgtgaggtcaaaggtctctCTTAGAGAATATAAAAtactgctttctttttttttttgctttctgtgACAAAAGCATCTGGCTGATTAAGCCAGTTTGTGGCAGGTGCAAAACACACTtcagggggtgtgtgtgtgtgtgtgtgtgtgtgtgtgtgtgtgtgtgtgtgtgtgtgtgtgtggtgtgtgtgtgtgtgttgggctctgctcctcacctcggTGTTCCAGGTCATGGTGGTTCTTCTCATCTTTTACAGGCAGGTGGGCCTGGCTGCCGAGCGCGCCCAGTGCCAGCAGTCCGGAGCCAGCGCCCGTCACAGGAGGGAGGCCCGGTGGTTGCAGGCCTGAGGGGTGTGGGGGCAGCTGGACTGGGGGGCCGTGGGCAGCATGAGAGAGGTGctgagcctgaagctgctgctgctgtaaacagaCGCAGAGAGACGAGACAGAGGACAAGTGGGTCGGCTGGGAAGTGAATCCATGAATGACCGCACTTTACTCATGCGTTAGAAATGGCTTTGACAACATTCAGTTCAAGGCCAAACCATTTATGCATAATAGCAGGCTGACAGCGACCGCCAACATGCCGATCCAGTTCACCCACTGAGGGGAAAGACAGATTCTTTTCATGGCTCCATCTGTGGTTCAGTGTCAGACTGCTGGAcgttcatttttaaaacattcgATCACTTTACCTCCATTTTGCCAATTTAAAAAGGACAAATCTTCAACTTCACCCTTTTTATGTTCCAACAGCCATGTTAAAGACAGGTTATTCCTTACCCAAGGCCAAACTGACTTAATTAAAACTTGCAAACACAGTAATAAAAGGACAGGAGAGGTTTTGCAAACcacacacctgctgctctttcactGAAATTCTCACCATTTTCTCACCTCTAAAGTTATTTGCAGCTTCGCTCACCCTCTCACACggtgctccagcagcagttggTACACTCACAAATCAATAAGTCTTCACTCAAACCTTCAAAACCTTTCTGGAAAACCAAGCAATCATGCCCACTCCTTGAGCTAAATGCTGTTAACTTCACGCGTGTAGGCGcacaggcacgcacgcacgcacacacacacacacacacacacacacgcctcccaAGAGGCCACAGACATCTGTTACAGAGGTAGATAGACAGGAGTTAAACAGCCACTCAGACAAGAGGGAAGCAAGTGCTTTAAAACAAGGTTAAATAACACTCAGCACATCAATCAGCCGACTCCAGACGGATAAAAACATGACTGCTGTTCTGCAGGAGAGACACAACTGAACGAACCTCCAAACATTCAAGACAGCTGAAGCTTAAAGGTTCCAGTCGGTTCATTATGCAGAGCTGGACCCAAGATCACAACCAACAGAAGCTTTTGAGGGGCAGCAGTGCTAATCGCTATGATACTGATGTGCTGAGCAGCCTGTTTGTTATAGAGGGAAAACGGGCAAAAGGAGATAAAGGAGCAGCCAGAACAAGGAGGAAAAGACGGAAAAAATAACAAGAGGATAAAAAAAGGGGGATTGAGGCAGGAACGTCCCTATTGAGTGTGCCTAATGAGGAAGAGCGTGCAGGGATCATTATCAAGAAGTCTCATTAACGAGCTATggttggagagagagagtgggggggggattcgCAGAAAATAAATTGCCTCCAATTCAATATTCATGGATAAAGAGTTGGCTTCCTTTCACACTTATCTTTTTTCATTATGTGTAAATGCCGGCGCAGCTCAGACAACTTCCACAGGAAACAGGCAATTAAAGTCAACTAGGCGAGGCTGCAGAAGCTACTGTCAGGTGGAACAAGACTCAACAGCACCAGCATGAACCAGCTGCCAGGCTGGCTCCAGAAACCTGGCAATGACCACCACGTCACCTACTGAtcctcctcttcactcctcctcctcctcctcacaacaAGGTAGACATTAGATCCACTCTCACAAGCCCTGACTGATCTGAATAATAAAGATAGAGCTGAGCGAACATTCACACACTGAATCATGCTTTTAGTCCTCATGAGGACATGTTAGAGAGGCAGTAACGTCCCTCAACACTGACCATGAAGGCTGGGAACACACTGTGAggtggcggctgctgctgctgctgcagaaacgacaaaagaagaaacaacaaCCCAAAAATTATTTTTGGATTATGTCTAAATTAGCAGTTTTTCCAGTGCAGCTTGTTCTTTTCTGTCAGTGAACAGATCCCTGAAACTGATCCTCGTGCAAAGAACCTAGAAGTATAATGATTTCTCACATACAAAGAAACATATGCAGAGAGGGAATCGGTGTGTAAAAAGACCTAACTCAAATCAACAAAACAGTCAGTGCAGATCGAGTCTTACTGCTGGTGCTGTCTTGTTTTGGCCTCCAGTCACGCCTCTGCAATGCTTTCATAGATAGTGGGACACCACCAACATGAAATGAGGTGTGTAAAAGGTGTCGGTGTGTGTCCTAACTCATATTTTTAATGGAACTGCTAGAGCATGAAGCTCTTTGGAAGTCACTTAATGATGCGacgtgcagcagctccacctccctCACACTGTGGGGACAGAGAGATTGATCACCTACTGAGGCTTGGCCCCAATAATTAAAGGCTggt is drawn from Takifugu flavidus isolate HTHZ2018 chromosome 2, ASM371156v2, whole genome shotgun sequence and contains these coding sequences:
- the LOC130515605 gene encoding transducin-like enhancer protein 3-B isoform X7; this encodes MYPQGRHPIHHRLLITKPSSKRRPGRCGSEWDCGALFSPVVSMTFQAPHQPGQPGFKFTVAESCDRIKDEFQFLQAQYHSLKVEYDKLANEKTEMQRHYVMYYEMSYGLNIEMHKQTEIAKRLNAILAQIMPFLSQEHQQQVAQAVERAKQVTMTELNAIIGVRGLPNLPLTQQQLQAQHLSHAAHGPPVQLPPHPSGLQPPGLPPVTGAGSGLLALGALGSQAHLPVKDEKNHHDLEHRGPSSFHSPLTLPLKERESSTNNSVSPSDSLRAASEKHRGSSDYNHDPKKRKVDDKDSMSRYDSDGDKSDDLVVDVSNEDPATPRVSPAHSPPENGLDKSRVLKKDVAPNSPASVASSGSTPSSKAKDHAHNDKSSTPSLKSNTPTPRNEAPTPGTSTTPGLRPLTMGKPPGMEALISPAAAPALRTPLSIAGSYASPFAMMGHHEMNGSLTSPGVYPGLISPQMSAAAAAAYGRSPIAGFDPHPHMRAPGLPASLTSIPGGKPAYSFHVSADGQMQPVPFPPDALIGPGIPRHARQINTLSHGEVVCAVTISNPTRHVYTGGKGCVKIWDISQPGSKSPVSQLDCLNRDNYIRSCKLLPDGRTLIVGGEASTLTIWDLASQTPRIKAELTSSAPACYALAISPDAKVCFSCCSDGNIAVWDLHNQTLVRQFQGHTDGASCIDISHDGTKLWTGGLDNTVRSWDLREGRQLQQHDFTSQIFSLGYCPTGEWLAVGMESSNVEVLHHTKPDKYQLHLHESCVLSLKFAYCGKWFVSTGKDNLLNAWRTPYGASIFQSKESSSVLSCDISADDKYIVTGSGDKKATVYEVIY
- the LOC130515605 gene encoding transducin-like enhancer protein 3-B isoform X6; amino-acid sequence: MYPQGRHPIHHRLLITKPSSKRRPGRCGSEWDCGALFSPVVSMTFQAPHQPGQPGFKFTVAESCDRIKDEFQFLQAQYHSLKVEYDKLANEKTEMQRHYVMYYEMSYGLNIEMHKQTEIAKRLNAILAQIMPFLSQEHQQQVAQAVERAKQVTMTELNAIIGVRGLPNLPLTQQQQPPPHSVFPAFMQQQLQAQHLSHAAHGPPVQLPPHPSGLQPPGLPPVTGAGSGLLALGALGSQAHLPVKDEKNHHDLEHRERESSTNNSVSPSDSLRAASEKHRGSSDYNHDPKKRKVDDKDSMSRYDSDGDKSDDLVVDVSNEDPATPRVSPAHSPPENGLDKSRVLKKDVAPNSPASVASSGSTPSSKAKDHAHNDKSSTPSLKSNTPTPRNEAPTPGTSTTPGLRPLTMGKPPGMEALISPAAAPALRTPLSIAGSYASPFAMMGHHEMNGSLTSPGVYPGLISPQMSAAAAAAYGRSPIAGFDPHPHMRAPGLPASLTSIPGGKPAYSFHVSADGQMQPVPFPPDALIGPGIPRHARQINTLSHGEVVCAVTISNPTRHVYTGGKGCVKIWDISQPGSKSPVSQLDCLNRDNYIRSCKLLPDGRTLIVGGEASTLTIWDLASQTPRIKAELTSSAPACYALAISPDAKVCFSCCSDGNIAVWDLHNQTLVRQFQGHTDGASCIDISHDGTKLWTGGLDNTVRSWDLREGRQLQQHDFTSQIFSLGYCPTGEWLAVGMESSNVEVLHHTKPDKYQLHLHESCVLSLKFAYCGKWFVSTGKDNLLNAWRTPYGASIFQSKESSSVLSCDISADDKYIVTGSGDKKATVYEVIY
- the LOC130515605 gene encoding transducin-like enhancer protein 3-B isoform X16, whose product is MYPQGRHPAPHQPGQPGFKFTVAESCDRIKDEFQFLQAQYHSLKVEYDKLANEKTEMQRHYVMYYEMSYGLNIEMHKQTEIAKRLNAILAQIMPFLSQEHQQQVAQAVERAKQVTMTELNAIIGQQQLQAQHLSHAAHGPPVQLPPHPSGLQPPGLPPVTGAGSGLLALGALGSQAHLPVKDEKNHHDLEHRGPSSFHSPLTLPLKERESSTNNSVSPSDSLRAASEKHRGSSDYNHDPKKRKVDDKDSMSRYDSDGDKSDDLVVDVSNEDPATPRVSPAHSPPENGLDKSRVLKKDVAPNSPASVASSGSTPSSKAKDHAHNDKSSTPSLKSNTPTPRNEAPTPGTSTTPGLRPLTMGKPPGMEALISPAAAPALRTPLSIAGSYASPFAMMGHHEMNGSLTSPGVYPGLISPQMSAAAAAAYGRSPIAGFDPHPHMRAPGLPASLTSIPGGKPAYSFHVSADGQMQPVPFPPDALIGPGIPRHARQINTLSHGEVVCAVTISNPTRHVYTGGKGCVKIWDISQPGSKSPVSQLDCLNRDNYIRSCKLLPDGRTLIVGGEASTLTIWDLASQTPRIKAELTSSAPACYALAISPDAKVCFSCCSDGNIAVWDLHNQTLVRQFQGHTDGASCIDISHDGTKLWTGGLDNTVRSWDLREGRQLQQHDFTSQIFSLGYCPTGEWLAVGMESSNVEVLHHTKPDKYQLHLHESCVLSLKFAYCGKWFVSTGKDNLLNAWRTPYGASIFQSKESSSVLSCDISADDKYIVTGSGDKKATVYEVIY
- the LOC130515605 gene encoding transducin-like enhancer protein 3-B isoform X3; amino-acid sequence: MYPQGRHPIHHRLLITKPSSKRRPGRCGSEWDCGALFSPVVSMTFQAPHQPGQPGFKFTVAESCDRIKDEFQFLQAQYHSLKVEYDKLANEKTEMQRHYVMYYEMSYGLNIEMHKQTEIAKRLNAILAQIMPFLSQEHQQQVAQAVERAKQVTMTELNAIIGVRGLPNLPLTQQQQPPPHSVFPAFMQQQLQAQHLSHAAHGPPVQLPPHPSGLQPPGLPPVTGAGSGLLALGALGSQAHLPVKDEKNHHDLEHRGPSSFHSPLTLPLKERESSTNNSVSPSDSLRAASEKHRGSSDYNHDPKKRKVDDKDSMSRYDSDGDKSDDLVVDVSNEDPATPRVSPAHSPPENGLDKSRVLKKDVAPNSPASVASSGSTPSSKAKDHAHNDKSSTPSLKSNTPTPRNEAPTPGTSTTPGLRPLTMGKPPGMEALTAPALRTPLSIAGSYASPFAMMGHHEMNGSLTSPGVYPGLISPQMSAAAAAAYGRSPIAGFDPHPHMRAPGLPASLTSIPGGKPAYSFHVSADGQMQPVPFPPDALIGPGIPRHARQINTLSHGEVVCAVTISNPTRHVYTGGKGCVKIWDISQPGSKSPVSQLDCLNRDNYIRSCKLLPDGRTLIVGGEASTLTIWDLASQTPRIKAELTSSAPACYALAISPDAKVCFSCCSDGNIAVWDLHNQTLVRQFQGHTDGASCIDISHDGTKLWTGGLDNTVRSWDLREGRQLQQHDFTSQIFSLGYCPTGEWLAVGMESSNVEVLHHTKPDKYQLHLHESCVLSLKFAYCGKWFVSTGKDNLLNAWRTPYGASIFQSKESSSVLSCDISADDKYIVTGSGDKKATVYEVIY
- the LOC130515605 gene encoding transducin-like enhancer protein 3-B isoform X20 — translated: MYPQGRHPAPHQPGQPGFKFTVAESCDRIKDEFQFLQAQYHSLKVEYDKLANEKTEMQRHYVMYYEMSYGLNIEMHKQTEIAKRLNAILAQIMPFLSQEHQQQVAQAVERAKQVTMTELNAIIGQQQLQAQHLSHAAHGPPVQLPPHPSGLQPPGLPPVTGAGSGLLALGALGSQAHLPVKDEKNHHDLEHRERESSTNNSVSPSDSLRAASEKHRGSSDYNHDPKKRKVDDKDSMSRYDSDGDKSDDLVVDVSNEDPATPRVSPAHSPPENGLDKSRVLKKDVAPNSPASVASSGSTPSSKAKDHAHNDKSSTPSLKSNTPTPRNEAPTPGTSTTPGLRPLTMGKPPGMEALTAPALRTPLSIAGSYASPFAMMGHHEMNGSLTSPGVYPGLISPQMSAAAAAAYGRSPIAGFDPHPHMRAPGLPASLTSIPGGKPAYSFHVSADGQMQPVPFPPDALIGPGIPRHARQINTLSHGEVVCAVTISNPTRHVYTGGKGCVKIWDISQPGSKSPVSQLDCLNRDNYIRSCKLLPDGRTLIVGGEASTLTIWDLASQTPRIKAELTSSAPACYALAISPDAKVCFSCCSDGNIAVWDLHNQTLVRQFQGHTDGASCIDISHDGTKLWTGGLDNTVRSWDLREGRQLQQHDFTSQIFSLGYCPTGEWLAVGMESSNVEVLHHTKPDKYQLHLHESCVLSLKFAYCGKWFVSTGKDNLLNAWRTPYGASIFQSKESSSVLSCDISADDKYIVTGSGDKKATVYEVIY